A window of Mycolicibacterium fluoranthenivorans contains these coding sequences:
- a CDS encoding FkbM family methyltransferase gives MQVAGRNLGLIAKSALDRRHYVAAANMVRLYEHPAEMFKRYLIGKGTYPYTVRVRTPQSWLDLRLHSGHDVLTVNEIFCRNDYLADTSDTVIVDFGSNIGISAAYFLTRNAAAYTYLFEPLPSNVAKLKDNLRQFEGRFEVHQAAVGTSDGEVEFAWEESGRYGGVGAGHGNTLTVPLVNSRNVLEEAIEKHGKIDILKIDIEGLEAAVIENIPVEQARKIKKLYVEYTFDRNPLAETHDYRDYGPIAQFTLRTV, from the coding sequence ATGCAGGTCGCGGGCCGCAATCTCGGCTTGATTGCGAAATCTGCGCTGGACCGCAGGCACTACGTCGCGGCCGCCAACATGGTCCGGCTCTACGAACACCCGGCGGAGATGTTCAAGCGCTATCTGATCGGCAAGGGGACCTACCCGTACACGGTGCGCGTCCGCACCCCGCAATCATGGCTCGACCTGCGCCTGCACTCCGGCCATGACGTCCTCACCGTCAACGAGATCTTCTGCCGCAATGACTACCTGGCCGACACCTCGGACACGGTGATCGTCGACTTCGGCTCGAATATCGGCATCTCCGCCGCCTACTTCCTGACCCGCAACGCCGCCGCATACACGTATCTGTTCGAACCACTGCCCTCCAATGTGGCGAAACTCAAGGACAACCTGCGCCAGTTCGAAGGTCGCTTCGAAGTGCACCAGGCCGCGGTCGGCACCAGCGACGGCGAGGTGGAGTTCGCATGGGAGGAGTCCGGCCGGTACGGCGGCGTCGGGGCCGGCCACGGCAACACCCTGACCGTCCCGTTGGTGAACTCCCGCAACGTGCTCGAAGAGGCGATCGAAAAGCACGGCAAGATCGACATCCTCAAGATCGACATCGAGGGACTGGAAGCGGCCGTCATCGAGAACATCCCGGTCGAGCAGGCGCGAAAGATCAAGAAGCTCTACGTCGAGTACACCTTCGACCGGAATCCCCTGGCCGAGACGCACGACTACCGCGACTACGGTCCGATCGCCCAGTTCACCTTGAGAACGGTCTAG
- a CDS encoding gamma-glutamylcyclotransferase: MPLYAAYGSNMHPEQMLQRAPHSPVAGTGWLHGWRLTFGGEDFGWEGALATLVEDPDEKVFVVLYDMTKEDEGNLDRWEGSELGFHKKIRCRVDRLSSDTTTDPVLAWLYVVDAWEGGLPSARYLGVMADAAEIAGAPASYVHDLRTRPAANVGPGT, translated from the coding sequence GTGCCGCTCTACGCCGCTTACGGATCGAACATGCATCCGGAGCAGATGCTCCAGCGCGCCCCGCATTCTCCGGTGGCCGGCACCGGTTGGTTGCACGGATGGCGCCTGACGTTCGGTGGCGAGGACTTCGGCTGGGAGGGCGCCCTGGCCACCCTGGTCGAGGATCCCGACGAAAAGGTCTTCGTGGTGCTCTACGACATGACCAAAGAGGACGAGGGCAACCTGGATCGCTGGGAGGGCTCCGAGCTCGGCTTCCACAAGAAGATCCGCTGCCGGGTGGACCGGCTGTCCTCGGACACCACTACCGATCCGGTGTTGGCCTGGCTGTACGTGGTCGACGCCTGGGAAGGCGGCCTGCCGTCGGCGCGCTACCTCGGCGTGATGGCCGACGCCGCCGAGATCGCCGGCGCACCCGCCTCCTATGTGCACGATCTGCGCACCCGGCCGGCCGCGAACGTCGGCCCCGGTACCTAG
- a CDS encoding TetR family transcriptional regulator, producing MDSDVPKSRSGRPSRSGRPRSRDTLSREERKEVTRRAIVAAALHLLEEGSFTGLSLREVTREAGIVPAAFYRHFDSMEALGLVLIDESFRSLRDMLRGARAGKLDPNHVIDSSAEILIASISDRREHWRFITRERASGVAMLRYAIRTEIRLITSELAIDLARFPGMKDWSSEDLNILANLFVNAMISIAETAEDASDPSALEEIKRTAVKQMRMIAVGVRGWRSAERD from the coding sequence CCCAGTCGCTCAGGACGGCCTCGCTCGCGTGACACCTTGTCGCGCGAAGAGCGCAAAGAGGTCACCCGACGCGCGATCGTGGCCGCCGCACTGCACCTGCTCGAGGAGGGCAGCTTCACCGGCCTGAGCCTGCGGGAGGTCACCCGCGAAGCGGGCATCGTGCCCGCGGCCTTCTACCGCCACTTCGATTCGATGGAAGCTCTCGGCCTTGTGCTGATCGACGAATCGTTCCGATCACTGCGTGACATGCTGCGCGGTGCCCGCGCCGGGAAACTCGATCCCAACCACGTCATCGACTCGTCGGCGGAGATCCTCATCGCCAGTATCAGCGACCGCCGCGAGCACTGGCGCTTCATCACCCGGGAGCGTGCCAGTGGTGTGGCCATGCTGCGCTACGCCATTCGCACCGAGATCCGGTTGATCACCTCGGAGCTCGCCATCGACCTGGCCCGCTTCCCCGGGATGAAGGACTGGAGCAGCGAGGACCTCAACATTCTGGCCAACCTGTTCGTCAACGCCATGATCTCGATCGCCGAAACCGCCGAGGACGCCTCCGACCCGTCGGCGCTGGAGGAGATCAAGCGCACCGCCGTCAAGCAGATGCGGATGATCGCGGTCGGCGTCAGGGGCTGGCGCAGCGCCGAGCGGGACTGA
- a CDS encoding glycerol-3-phosphate dehydrogenase/oxidase yields the protein MTDPISGKGQAQLGPEHRAAAWQRLGSEQFDVVVIGGGVVGAGAALDAATRGLRVALVEARDFASGTSSRSSKMFHGGLRYLEQLEFGLVREALHERELSLTTLAPHLVKPLPFLFPLTRRWWERPYVAAGIFLYDQLGGAKSVPAQKHLLKAGALRLAPGLKRSSLIGGIRYYDTVVDDARHTMTVARTAAHYGAVVRTSTQVVALLREGDRVTGVKVRDSENGAVTEVRGHVVVNATGVWTDEIQALSKERGRFRVRASKGVHIVVPRDRVVSEVAIILRTEKSVLFVIPWGTHWIIGTTDTDWNLDLAHPAATKADIDYILGHVNTVLATPLTHDDIDGVYAGLRPLLAGESESTSKLSREHAVAVPSPGLVAIAGGKYTTYRVMGQDAIDAAAEFVPTRVAPSITEKVPLMGADGYFALVNQTEHVGAHYGLHPYRVRHLLDRYGSLIGEVLAMADGNPQLLEPITEAPVYLKVEAVYAVAAEGALHLEDILARRMRISIEYPHRGVNCAREVAEVVAPVLGWSPEDVDREVSTYLARVEAEVQSQTQPDDESADALRAAAPEARAEILEPVPLN from the coding sequence GTGACTGACCCGATCTCAGGCAAGGGACAAGCTCAGCTCGGACCCGAGCACCGTGCGGCGGCCTGGCAGCGCCTCGGCAGCGAACAGTTCGATGTCGTGGTCATCGGCGGCGGGGTGGTCGGCGCGGGTGCGGCCCTGGACGCGGCGACCCGCGGGCTGAGGGTCGCGCTGGTCGAAGCCCGCGACTTCGCGTCCGGCACGTCGAGTCGGAGCAGCAAGATGTTCCACGGTGGCCTGCGCTACCTCGAACAGCTGGAGTTCGGCCTGGTCCGCGAGGCGTTGCACGAACGCGAGCTGTCGCTGACGACGCTGGCCCCGCATCTGGTGAAACCACTGCCGTTCCTGTTCCCGCTGACCAGACGGTGGTGGGAGCGGCCGTATGTGGCGGCGGGCATCTTCCTCTACGACCAGCTGGGCGGCGCGAAATCCGTTCCGGCGCAGAAGCATCTACTCAAGGCCGGGGCACTGCGGCTGGCGCCGGGGCTCAAGCGCAGCTCGCTCATCGGCGGTATCCGGTACTACGACACCGTGGTCGACGATGCCCGCCACACCATGACGGTGGCGCGCACGGCCGCACACTACGGCGCAGTGGTGCGGACCTCCACGCAGGTGGTGGCGCTGCTGCGCGAGGGCGACCGGGTCACCGGGGTCAAGGTGCGCGACTCGGAGAACGGTGCCGTCACCGAGGTGCGCGGGCACGTGGTCGTCAACGCGACGGGCGTGTGGACCGATGAGATCCAGGCGCTGTCGAAGGAGCGCGGCCGGTTCCGGGTGCGGGCCTCCAAGGGCGTGCACATCGTGGTGCCCCGCGACCGCGTCGTCAGTGAGGTCGCGATCATTCTGCGCACCGAGAAGTCGGTGCTCTTCGTCATTCCGTGGGGCACGCACTGGATCATCGGCACCACCGACACCGACTGGAATCTCGACCTGGCGCACCCGGCTGCCACCAAGGCCGATATCGACTACATCCTCGGCCACGTCAACACGGTGCTGGCCACCCCGCTGACCCATGACGATATCGACGGTGTCTACGCGGGGCTGCGGCCGCTGCTGGCGGGGGAGAGCGAGTCCACGTCGAAGCTGTCCCGCGAACATGCTGTGGCGGTGCCGTCGCCGGGGCTGGTGGCCATCGCCGGCGGCAAGTACACCACCTACCGGGTGATGGGCCAGGACGCGATCGACGCCGCGGCCGAATTCGTCCCGACCCGGGTGGCGCCGTCGATCACCGAGAAGGTGCCGCTGATGGGGGCCGACGGTTACTTCGCCCTGGTCAACCAGACCGAGCATGTCGGCGCCCACTACGGCCTGCATCCGTACCGGGTACGCCACCTGCTGGACCGTTACGGCTCGCTGATCGGCGAGGTACTGGCCATGGCTGACGGCAATCCGCAACTGCTGGAACCGATCACCGAGGCCCCGGTGTACCTCAAGGTGGAGGCGGTGTACGCGGTGGCCGCCGAAGGGGCACTGCATCTGGAGGACATCCTCGCCCGGCGGATGCGGATCTCCATCGAGTACCCGCACCGTGGTGTGAACTGCGCGCGGGAGGTGGCCGAAGTCGTTGCGCCCGTTCTTGGTTGGAGCCCCGAGGATGTCGACCGCGAGGTGTCGACGTACCTGGCGCGGGTGGAGGCCGAGGTGCAGTCGCAGACTCAGCCGGATGACGAAAGCGCCGATGCGCTGCGGGCCGCGGCGCCGGAGGCGCGCGCCGAGATCCTGGAACCGGTGCCGCTGAATTGA
- a CDS encoding pseudouridine synthase: MKRPLPDRDGVGPARVRLRGGSVLVELADRFGEPAATKVLAGEVYLPNGGVVAADTVLPPNSYVYLYRDLPDEIPVPFEMPILYRDHDILVVDKPHFLATMPRGGHVVQTALVRLRRELELPELSPAHRLDRLTAGVLLFTVRREVRGAYQTMFAEGRARKTYLARAGGTPTVALPALLTSRIIKQRSRLQAFEEPGEPNARTHVELLEDGLYRLTPYTGRTHQLRVQMASIGVPIDNDPLYPDVVDVAPGDFSAPLQLLAQRLAFDDPLSGVRRDFVSGRVL; encoded by the coding sequence GTGAAACGGCCCCTGCCGGACCGCGACGGTGTCGGGCCGGCGCGCGTCCGGTTGCGCGGCGGCTCGGTCTTGGTCGAGCTCGCCGACCGATTCGGCGAGCCCGCGGCCACGAAAGTGCTTGCCGGAGAGGTGTATCTACCGAACGGCGGCGTGGTGGCCGCCGATACGGTGCTGCCGCCGAACTCCTATGTCTACCTGTACCGCGATCTGCCCGACGAGATTCCGGTGCCCTTCGAGATGCCGATCCTGTACCGCGACCACGACATCCTCGTCGTGGACAAGCCGCATTTCCTGGCCACCATGCCGCGCGGCGGTCACGTCGTGCAGACGGCCTTGGTGCGGCTGCGGCGTGAACTGGAACTGCCCGAACTCAGTCCCGCGCACCGGCTGGACCGGCTCACGGCCGGGGTGCTGCTGTTCACGGTGCGCCGCGAGGTCCGGGGTGCCTACCAGACGATGTTCGCCGAAGGGCGGGCGCGCAAGACGTATCTGGCCCGGGCCGGCGGGACCCCCACCGTCGCACTGCCGGCACTGCTGACCAGCCGGATCATCAAGCAGCGCAGCCGGTTACAAGCCTTCGAGGAACCAGGTGAGCCGAACGCGCGGACCCATGTCGAGCTTCTCGAAGACGGGCTCTACCGTCTGACCCCGTACACCGGGCGCACCCATCAACTGCGGGTGCAGATGGCGTCCATCGGTGTGCCGATCGACAACGACCCGCTCTATCCGGACGTCGTCGACGTGGCGCCCGGTGACTTCTCGGCTCCGCTGCAGCTGCTGGCCCAGCGGCTCGCGTTCGACGACCCACTCAGTGGTGTGCGCCGCGATTTCGTCAGCGGTCGGGTTCTCTAG
- a CDS encoding SDR family NAD(P)-dependent oxidoreductase, with translation MDRAAFDQLFDMSDRTVIVTGGTRGIGLALSEGFALSGARVVVASRKPDACAAAAAHLRSLGGEAIGVPAHLGAVDDLAALVDRTVSEFGGIDVVVNNAANALAQPFGSMTVDAWNKSYSVNLQGPVFLVQHALPYLTQSPAAAVLNMVSVGAFNFAPSLSIYASGKAALMSVTRSMAAEFAPLGIRVNALAPGPVDTDMMRNNPQEAVDAMAANTLMRRLASPDEMIGTALLLCSRAGSYITGQVVIVDGGGTPR, from the coding sequence ATGGATCGTGCCGCGTTTGACCAGTTGTTCGACATGTCCGACCGCACCGTCATCGTCACCGGCGGTACCCGCGGCATCGGATTGGCGTTGAGTGAGGGGTTCGCCCTCAGCGGAGCCCGGGTGGTGGTGGCCAGCCGCAAGCCCGACGCGTGCGCTGCGGCCGCCGCGCATCTCCGGAGCCTGGGCGGCGAGGCGATCGGCGTGCCGGCCCATCTTGGTGCGGTCGATGATCTGGCGGCGCTGGTGGACCGCACCGTGTCGGAATTCGGTGGCATCGACGTGGTGGTCAACAACGCGGCCAATGCGCTGGCGCAGCCGTTCGGGTCGATGACCGTCGATGCCTGGAACAAGTCCTACTCCGTGAATCTGCAGGGCCCGGTGTTCCTGGTTCAGCATGCGTTGCCGTATCTGACGCAGAGTCCGGCGGCGGCGGTGCTGAACATGGTCTCGGTGGGCGCCTTCAACTTCGCGCCCTCGTTGTCCATCTACGCCTCGGGTAAGGCCGCGCTGATGTCGGTGACCCGCTCGATGGCGGCCGAGTTCGCCCCGCTGGGCATCCGGGTCAACGCCCTCGCACCCGGGCCCGTGGACACCGACATGATGCGCAACAATCCGCAGGAGGCCGTCGACGCGATGGCGGCGAACACCCTGATGCGCCGGCTCGCATCGCCGGACGAAATGATCGGTACCGCGCTGCTGCTGTGCTCTCGGGCCGGTAGCTATATCACCGGTCAGGTGGTCATCGTCGACGGCGGGGGGACCCCGCGCTAG
- a CDS encoding M20 family metallopeptidase codes for MTLREHTDAWLTAHHEDLVAWRRHIHTHPELGRQEFATTEFVANLLADAGLNPKVLPGGTGLTCDFGPDDGPRVALRADMDALPMAERTGLPFSSAVPGVAHACGHDAHTAVLVGAALALASAPELPTGVRLIFQPAEELMPGGAIDAVAAGAVSGVSRIFALHCDPRLEVGKVATRPGPITSAADSIEITLHSPGGHTSRPHLTGDLVYALGMLITGVPGVLSRRIDPRLSTVMVWGAVNAGVAANAIPQTGTLAGTVRTASRETWLTLESLVQEAVSSILGPLKVEHAVNYRRGVPPVVNEETSTRILTHAIEALGPDALADTHQSGGGEDFSWYLEEVPGAMARLGVWSGRGPQLDLHQPTFDLDERALAVGVRVMVNLVQYSA; via the coding sequence ATGACGCTGCGCGAGCACACCGACGCGTGGTTGACGGCCCACCACGAGGACCTGGTGGCCTGGCGCCGCCACATCCATACCCACCCCGAGCTCGGCCGGCAGGAGTTCGCCACCACCGAGTTCGTCGCCAACCTGTTGGCCGATGCCGGGCTCAACCCCAAGGTGCTACCCGGTGGCACCGGACTGACGTGTGATTTCGGTCCCGACGACGGACCCCGGGTGGCGTTGCGCGCCGATATGGACGCGCTGCCGATGGCCGAACGCACGGGTCTGCCGTTCTCCTCGGCGGTGCCCGGGGTGGCGCACGCGTGTGGGCACGACGCGCACACCGCGGTACTGGTCGGCGCGGCGCTGGCGCTGGCGTCGGCGCCCGAGCTTCCGACCGGCGTGCGGTTGATCTTCCAGCCGGCCGAGGAGCTGATGCCCGGCGGCGCGATCGATGCCGTGGCCGCCGGTGCGGTGTCCGGGGTTTCGCGGATCTTCGCGCTGCACTGCGATCCGCGACTGGAGGTCGGCAAGGTGGCCACCCGCCCCGGACCGATCACCTCGGCCGCCGATTCGATCGAGATCACCCTGCACTCGCCGGGGGGACACACCTCGCGACCGCACCTGACCGGGGATCTGGTGTACGCGCTGGGCATGCTGATCACCGGGGTGCCGGGTGTGCTGTCGCGACGCATCGATCCGCGGCTGAGCACCGTCATGGTGTGGGGCGCGGTGAACGCGGGAGTGGCGGCCAACGCCATCCCGCAGACCGGGACGTTGGCGGGCACCGTCCGCACCGCCAGCCGGGAGACCTGGCTGACGCTGGAATCTCTTGTCCAGGAGGCGGTGTCGTCGATCTTGGGTCCATTGAAGGTCGAGCATGCGGTGAACTACCGGCGCGGCGTGCCGCCGGTGGTCAACGAGGAGACCTCCACCCGCATCCTCACCCACGCCATCGAGGCGCTGGGCCCGGACGCGCTGGCCGATACGCACCAGTCCGGTGGCGGCGAGGACTTCTCCTGGTATCTGGAAGAGGTGCCCGGTGCGATGGCCCGGCTCGGGGTCTGGTCGGGCCGCGGGCCGCAGCTGGATCTGCACCAGCCCACGTTCGACCTCGACGAGCGGGCGCTGGCGGTCGGGGTGCGGGTGATGGTGAACCTGGTGCAGTACTCGGCCTAG
- a CDS encoding NAD(P)H-quinone dehydrogenase yields the protein MPTRIVIIGGGPAGYEAALVAASRGPDAVQVTVVDSDGIGGACVLFDCVPSKTFIASTGVRTELRRANGLGFDIAIDDAKISLEQIHNRVKTLARSQSADIGATLLNAGVNVVKGRGELVDSVPGMARHRVKVSTPDGKVGVLKADVVLIATGATPRVLPNAVPDGERVLNWRQLYDLTELPDHLVIVGSGVTGAEFCSAYTELGVKVTVVASRDQILPHEDSDAAAVLEEAFSERGVSLVKNARADSVVRTDNGIKVTLADGRVVEGSHALMTVGSVPNTSGLGLDRVGIELGPGAYLTVDRVSRTKAPGIYAAGDCTGLLPLASVAAMQGRIAMYHALGEGVNPIRLRTVASATFTRPEIAAVGVPQTKIDDGTVPARTLMLPLTTNARAKMSLLRFGFVKIFCRPATGVVIGGVVVAPIASELILPIALAVQNRISVGDLAQTLSVYPSLSGSIVEAARRLMAHDDLD from the coding sequence GTGCCCACCCGCATCGTGATCATCGGCGGCGGTCCCGCCGGCTACGAGGCCGCATTGGTCGCCGCGTCCCGCGGCCCGGACGCCGTTCAGGTCACCGTCGTCGACAGCGACGGTATCGGTGGCGCCTGCGTGCTGTTCGACTGCGTGCCGTCCAAGACCTTCATCGCTTCGACGGGGGTGCGCACCGAGCTGCGTCGCGCCAACGGTCTGGGCTTCGACATCGCCATCGACGACGCCAAGATCTCCCTCGAGCAGATCCACAATCGGGTCAAGACGCTGGCCAGATCGCAGTCCGCCGATATCGGTGCCACCCTGCTCAACGCCGGGGTCAACGTGGTCAAGGGCCGCGGTGAGCTGGTCGACAGCGTGCCGGGGATGGCCCGCCACCGAGTCAAAGTATCCACCCCGGACGGCAAGGTCGGGGTGCTCAAGGCCGATGTGGTGCTGATCGCCACCGGGGCCACTCCCAGGGTGCTGCCCAACGCGGTCCCGGACGGCGAACGTGTGCTGAACTGGCGCCAGCTCTACGACCTCACCGAGCTGCCCGACCATCTGGTGATCGTCGGCTCGGGTGTGACCGGCGCGGAGTTCTGCAGCGCGTACACCGAGCTCGGGGTGAAGGTCACCGTGGTGGCCAGCCGCGACCAGATCCTGCCGCACGAGGACTCCGATGCCGCCGCCGTGCTGGAGGAGGCCTTCTCCGAGCGCGGCGTGTCGCTGGTGAAGAACGCCAGAGCCGACTCGGTGGTCCGTACCGACAACGGGATCAAGGTCACACTGGCCGACGGTCGCGTGGTCGAGGGCAGCCATGCCCTGATGACCGTCGGCTCGGTGCCCAACACCAGCGGTCTCGGTCTGGACCGCGTGGGGATCGAACTCGGCCCGGGTGCCTACCTGACCGTGGACCGGGTGTCGCGCACCAAAGCGCCCGGCATCTACGCGGCGGGGGACTGCACCGGCCTGTTGCCGCTGGCCTCGGTCGCCGCCATGCAGGGCCGCATCGCGATGTATCACGCACTGGGCGAAGGGGTGAATCCCATCCGCCTGCGCACCGTCGCGTCGGCCACGTTCACCCGGCCCGAGATCGCCGCGGTCGGGGTCCCGCAGACCAAGATCGACGACGGCACCGTGCCCGCCCGAACCCTGATGTTGCCGCTGACGACGAACGCCAGGGCCAAGATGTCGCTGCTGCGCTTCGGCTTCGTCAAGATCTTCTGCCGGCCGGCCACCGGTGTGGTGATCGGCGGTGTGGTGGTCGCGCCGATCGCCTCCGAGCTGATCCTGCCCATCGCCCTGGCGGTGCAGAACCGGATCTCGGTGGGTGACCTGGCCCAGACGCTGTCGGTGTACCCGTCGCTGTCCGGGTCGATCGTCGAGGCGGCGCGACGTCTGATGGCACACGATGACCTGGACTAA